A region from the Mya arenaria isolate MELC-2E11 chromosome 2, ASM2691426v1 genome encodes:
- the LOC128225242 gene encoding uncharacterized protein LOC128225242, whose protein sequence is MELMQADELDLYSGMFPAETEQEEIVCGCRGRGRRVKKAPRLPLIAMVMRMELNEEKYNRPGRGRGRALRDHAVQQGKLRRPHTHMAHDTTHDISQQASYEGQGKTEGQGKMEGQGKNEEAFADHHDFPTLQQAATRSKATSRSSATSTQASNQLPPKTAFNPHRRNMAGVVDSRDSSLSSRNDETGEVKSKIRKRYFDFAQANQDLLQEFPLTMPTKRILTLTRHNLDKFNAQSSDSESCKSGSVLSVGSNQNVPMYERYPVTLDDIRKSRHHQANHPLPSNQDNLRAENSSINLSKDEQKNTRLENAMDAYLSNETKCDKLPADNTLLQVNDKDDVNSNQTDISNVSNLNGSNFSEEDNNPDPTDHAQSGQDVKFEGSDKQDSDKLFPINTDVNAVIDFDRKVAQAYMTPDQVLANSTKSETESASVARTASEKIGSLEEFSSSAAESDIPCLNKKLESGENSYYALTKPEKIVPKINSTSLSQPVYVEGKETDSELEGFQTVKHKVRRKTPPKAIVAVRPLQQTDTVWRLYGRDVIQVDGLPAVSDVSHLHSLVSGFGIIIDHQVCLENGATAIRFKLCSAESCEFCVQCLDGSDCILPDSNSRISCRHLTV, encoded by the exons TTGTTTGTGGATGTCGAGGCAGAGGACGTCGGGTGAAGAAAGCTCCCAGgcttcctctcattgccatGGTGATGAGAATGGAACTGAATGAG GAGAAGTACAATCGTCCCGGTCGGGGAAGGGGTAGAGCGTTAAGGGATCATGCTGTGCAGCAAGGGAAACTAAGGagaccacacacacacatggcACATGACACGACACATGACATCTCGCAGCAG GCTTCCTATGAGGGACAGGGCAAGACGGAGGGACAGGGCAAGATGGAGGGACAGGGCAAGAATGAGGAAGCATTTGCTGACCATCACGACTTTCCTACTCTTCAACAAGCAG CTACCCGCAGCAAGGCTACAAGCCGATCTTCTGCCACCAGCACCCAGGCTTCCAACCAGTTACCCCCAAAGACAGCCTTCAACCCCCACAGGCGGAACATGGCTGGCGTGGTGGACAGTCGAGACAGCAGCCTCTCAAGCAGGAATGATGAGACAGGGGAAGTCAAGTCCAAGATCAGAAAGAGATACTTCGACTTTGCCCAGGCCAACCAGGATCTCCTGCAGGAGTTCCCATTGACAATGCCCACAAAGAGAATATTGACATTGACAAGACATAATCTTGACAAGTTTAATGCTCAGAGTAGTGATAGTGAAAGTTGTAAATCTGGCTCTGTATTAAGTGTGGGGTCAAATCAGAATGTACCCATGTATGAGAGATATCCAGTGACTTTAGACGACATAAGGAAATCTAGACATCACCAGGCTAACCATCCTTTACCAAGCAACCAAGACAACCTGCGTGCTGAAAATTCATCCATAAACTTAAGTAAAGATGAGCAAAAGAACACAAGATTAGAAAATGCTATGGATGCATATCTTAGCAATGAAACTAAATGTGATAAACTTCCTGCTGATAACACTTTATTACAGGTAAATGATAAAGATGATGTAAACTCCAACCAAACTGACATTTCCAATGTGTCAAATTTGAATGGCTCAAATTTTTCAGAGGAGGATAATAATCCTGACCCTACTGATCATGCACAAAGTGGACAGGATGTCAAATTTGAAGGATCAGATAAACAAGATAGCGATAAACTGTTTCCTATAAACACAGATGTAAATGCTGTAATTGACTTTGATAGAAAGGTTGCTCAAGCATATATGACACCAGATCAAGTTTTAGCAAATAGTACAAAATCTGAAACAGAGAGTGCAAGTGTGGCAAGAACAGCCTCTGAGAAGATCGGCTCACTTGAAGAATTTTCTTCCTCTGCTGCTGAAAGTGATATACCTTGCTTGAATAAAAAACTTGAATCGGGTGAAAACAGTTATTATGCATTAACCAAGCCTGAAAAGATAGTCCCTAAGATCAATTCGACCTCCTTATCCCAGCCTGTGTATGTTGAAGGTAAGGAGACAGACAGTGAGTTGGAGGGCTTCCAGACGGTGAAACACAAGGTGAGAAGGAAGACACCACCAAAGGCGATAGTTGCAGTAAGACCTCTACAGCAAACAGACACTGTCTGGAGACTATATGGAAGGGATGTCATCCAG GTTGATGGGTTGCCAGCAGTGTCCGATGTGAGCCACCTGCACAGCCTCGTCAGTGGATTTGGCATCATTATTGACCACCAGGTTTGCTTGGAGAATGGAGCCACTGCCATCAGGTTCAA ATTGTGTAGTGCAGAGTCATGTGAGTTTTGTGTGCAGTGTCTTGATGGTTCGGACTGCATTCTACCAG ATAGCAACTCGCGAATCAGCTGCCGTCACCTCACAGTCTAG